One window of the Benincasa hispida cultivar B227 chromosome 3, ASM972705v1, whole genome shotgun sequence genome contains the following:
- the LOC120072718 gene encoding amino acid permease 4-like yields the protein MAVLPVNDSASFDDDGRPKRTGTFWTASAHIITAVIGSGVLSLAWAIAQLGWIAGPSVMLLFAFIGYYTSCLLADCYRSGDPVNGKRNQTYMHAVRSLLGETQMVACGVMQYINMIGIMIGYTIASSISMMAIKRSNCFHSSGGKNPCHISSNPFMLSFGVVEIILSQIPNFDQIWWLSTVAAIMSFTYSTIGLSLGVAQVAENGSFKGTLSGISVGTITQTEKIWRSFQALGDIAFAYSFAIVLIEVQDTIRCPPSEAKTMKKAIGFSIALTTIFYVLCGSMGYAAFGNTAPGNLLTGFGFYNPFWLLDIANVAIVIHLIGAYQVFSQPVYAFVEKKVAQAWPDSMIITKEYKLSFFSSRSYNINLFRLVWRTLFVCFTTIVSMLLPFFNDIVGIIGALQFWPMTVYFPVQMYIVQKKVPKWSVKWICIQTMSMGCLLVSLAAAVGSINGVMLDLKVYKPFKTMY from the exons ATGGCCGTGCTTCCTGTCAACGACTCTGCTAGCTTCGACGACGATGGTCGTCCCAAACGAACCG GTACGTTTTGGACGGCAAGTGCTCACATAATCACGGCGGTGATCGGTTCGGGTGTGTTATCGTTGGCATGGGCAATTGCTCAGCTCGGATGGATCGCTGGTCCCTCCGTGATGTTGCTATTCGCCTTCATCGGTTACTACACCTCCTGTTTGCTTGCTGATTGCTATCGCTCCGGTGATCCGGTTAACGGCAAGAGAAACCAAACCTACATGCATGCAGTTCGCTCCCTCCTTG GTGAAACTCAGATGGTGGCATGTGGAGTAATGCAGTACATAAACATGATCGGAATAATGATCGGATATACGATTGCATCGTCAATCAGCATGAT GGCAATTAAAAGGTCAAATTGCTTTCACAGCAGTGGGGGCAAAAATCCATGTCATATTTCAAGCAATCCATTCATGCTGTCTTTTGGAGTTGTGGAAataattttatcccaaattccaaattttgaTCAGATTTGGTGGCTCTCCACAGTGGCAGCTATTATGTCTTTTACCTATTCCACtattggccttagccttggagTAGCACAAGTTGCAG AAAATGGGAGTTTTAAAGGAACACTTAGTGGAATAAGTGTGGGAACAATTACTCAGACTGAAAAGATATGGAGAAGTTTCCAAGCACTTGGAGATATTGCTTTTGCTTATTCTTTTGCAATTGTTCTTATTGAAGTTCAG GACACAATCAGATGCCCACCATCAGAAGCAAAGACAATGAAGAAAGCAATAGGATTCAGCATTGCATTGACCACCATATTCTACGTACTATGTGGATCCATGGGCTATGCCGCCTTTGGCAACACTGCCCCAGGCAATCTCTTGACTGGCTTTGGCTTCTACAACCCCTTCTGGCTCCTCGACATCGCCAATGTCGCCATCGTCATCCACCTCATTGGAGCCTACCAAGTCTTCAGCCAGCCTGTCTATGCCTTCGTCGAAAAGAAGGTTGCCCAAGCATGGCCAGACTCGATGATCATCACCAAAGAATACAAGCTCTCCTTCTTCTCCTCTCGCTCGTACAACATCAACCTATTTCGACTCGTGTGGAGAACCCTTTTCGTTTGCTTCACCACCATCGTCTCCATGTTGCTCCCTTTCTTCAATGACATCGTCGGGATTATTGGGGCACTCCAGTTTTGGCCAATGACTGTTTATTTTCCTGTTCAGATGTATATCGTTCAGAAGAAGGTGCCTAAATGGAGCGTTAAATGGATTTGTATTCAAACTATGAGCATGGGCTGCCTTTTGGTCTCTCTTGCTGCTGCTGTGGGCTCTATTAATGGTGTTATGCTTGATCTTAAGGTTTATAAGCCTTTCAAGACAATGTATTGA